In Ailuropoda melanoleuca isolate Jingjing chromosome 7, ASM200744v2, whole genome shotgun sequence, one genomic interval encodes:
- the TMEM215 gene encoding transmembrane protein 215: protein MRPDDINPRTGLVVALVSVFLVFGFMFTVSGMKGETLGNIPLLAIGPAICLPGIAAIALARKTEGCTKWPENELLWVRKLPCFRKPKDKEVVELLRTPSDLESGKGSSDELAKKAGLRGKPPCQGQTEVPMASSIITPTPMEGERQSLVQSGHQEETSRYLDGYCPSGSSLAYSALDAKCSAWDRSDCPEPEDSIFFVPQDSIIVCSYKQNSPYDRYCCYINQSQGRWDHETIV from the coding sequence ATGCGGCCTGATGACATAAACCCGAGGACTGGGCTGGTGGTGGCCCTGGTCAGTGTCTTTCTTGTCTTTGGCTTCATGTTCACCGTCTCTGGGATGAAAGgagagactctgggaaacatCCCCCTCCTGGCCATCGGGCCAGCCATCTGCCTACCAGGCATCGCGGCCATTGCCCTGGCCAGGAAAACCGAGGGATGCACCAAGTGGCCTGAAAATGAGCTGCTGTGGGTCCGCAAGTTGCCCTGCTTCCGGAAACCCAAGGACAAGGAGGTGGTGGAACTGCTGAGGACCCCTTCAGACCTGGAGTCAGGCAAGGGAAGCTCAGATGAGCTGGCTAAGAAGGCGGGCCTCAGGGGGAAGCCCCCCTGCCAAGGGCAGACAGAGGTGCCTATGGCCAGTTCCATCATCACCCCCACACCCATGGAAGGAGAACGCCAGAGCCTGGTCCAGAGCGGGCATCAGGAGGAGACATCCAGATACCTAGATGGCTACTGTCCTTCAGGCAGTTCCCTTGCCTACAGTGCCTTGGATGCCAAGTGCTCAGCCTGGGACAGATCTGACTGCCCAGAGCCTGAGGACAGCATCTTCTTTGTGCCCCAGGACAGTATCATCGTTTGCTCCTACAAGCAGAACAGTCCCTATGACAGATACTGTTGTTACATCAATCAGAGCCAAGGCAGGTGGGACCACGAGACAATAGTCTAA